The DNA sequence ACtgtgtatatataaagttttcaCATATTCATGGCACTATTTGAAAGGTTTGAAAGGTCCATACAAAGAAGAGACAAATAGAAAGAGAgacaaatagagagagagagagagatagagagagagagagagagagagaaagagagagagagagagagagagagctgccATGGGAAGGCCTCCCTGCTGTGATAAGGTTGGCATCAAGAAGGGTCCATGGACCCCTGAGGAGGACATCATCCTTGTTTCTTATATTCAAGAACATGGTCCTGGAAATTGGAGATCAGTTCCTACTAACAcaggtaaaaataaattattcaaatcAACTTTATAATTAGATCCAAAAAGTTCGTgattctgtctttttttttttttttttttgtatgtttctGGTGTCTGAATTGTCATTCTGAAATAAATTTCCAGCTGGGTTTCCGTAAAAAGTTCATGGATTtggattaattttgatattctaTCTAATTTTCAACAGGGTTTTTGTAGAAATAATAtacttcaattctaattttcaagtgggtattttaatttttttttttctctttttgtttgtttcctgTTTGTGAAAAGTTCAAGGATAGGATTAATTCTAATCTTCGAAATATCTAAGTTGTTTTTCTGTCTAGGATTGCTGAGATGCAGCAAAAGTTGCAGACTTAGATGGACTAACTATCTTAGACCCGGAATCAAACGTGGGAATTTCACACCTCATGAAGAGGGGATGATTATTCATTTGCAAGCTTTACTGGGTAACAAGTAATCTTCAAATTACATCTCACttttcttatatatgtatatacataaatacaaatcaaattaattatttaatcaaaccCAGATGGAATTTCTGCTGTCCTAATCAAATGGtgaaaaagcttttttattttttttctagctCTTAACAACCTGTTTGTCTGGATTTTAATTCATTGACTGTACTATTTTGATCATAGATGGGCTGCCATAGCTTCTTACCTCCCACAAAGAACAGACAATGATATAAAGAACTACTGGAACACCCACCTGAAGAAAAAGCTCAAGAAATTTCAAACAGCTTTGGAGCCTCAAATGGCGTCTGATTCAACAAGCACTAGTCAATTTATATCTCGGAGTTTGAGCGAAAGAAAGAGCTTAGATATCCCTAACCATGGTGCTTCATCTCTAAGGCTAAACAACCAACAATCCTCCACATACGCTTCGAGCACCGAGAACATCTCTCGTCTACTTGAAGGTTGGATGAGATCTTCCCCAAAGATGCCTAACACTAAAGGAGCACAAGTGAAACATGACAAAGACGACAGCGTCGAATTCGAACATATCTCTGTCGGAAACCCGTCCTCCATGCCGTCCCTTCAGTGCTGCGGACCAAAGGCCGAGCAAGAAGGTGGTGACTTGGTCTCTAATGAAGAATTTGAATCCATTTTGTCATTTGAGAATTTGAATAACGTTTCGTCGTGGGACAGGTCGAGTACTTGCGATTCTAGTACTCCCAATAAAGGGAATTCTCAAAGTAGTGTTGCAGATCATGAAGAGAAAATTGTTCATGGTGTTTCGGAGAAGAACAAGCAAAAATCTGCtgagaacaataataatattagtaatcCTCCATTATCGTTTCTTGAGAAATGGCTTTTGGATGAGACTGCTGGTCAAGTAGAGGAGATGATGGAGTTGTCTCCGATGTTCTAACAAAATTATCTATCATTATCATCGCCTTAATTACTTTCCCTTTAGTTTGAGCTATGTTTTCGtaagaaaaatgaacaaaaatggctggaaaagccaaaaaaaaaaaaaaaaaaaaagagagtggagaaaaaaaaagtgtttgatATCTCTTTGATTAGGGTTTaatcttgttttttttcttcttttttctttttttctttgttttagggGTTTCAAGAAGTTGGGATCTCTTTGCTGATTGTAACCTATGAATGatgaattatttttcttgtaattttagctgataaaaaataataattaagcttattaattactaattaatcaTTCTAATTAAGAAAACGAAATTAAACACTCAACTTAATTAATTGGGTATGGGTAAAGTGGGTCATGAAGATTCAATACCAATATGGAGAAAATTTGAAGATACAGTAAGAAATGCATTTATTTCTTGGTGACTCCATAAAGTCGGAGCACACAATTGGGTTTGATTTGtcccttaaaaaaatttaccacCGGTAAATTGTGTTTAATTTCACTTGTACATGTTTAAACATATATCCTTGCTAAAAACTgtgggaaagaaaaaacaacctaaaaaagtAGACTAATTTTACCTATACAAAACATGTACAAGTTCATAATCCATATGTAATGGTgagaattaatatttttataaaaaacatGTACAAGTTTTCTtaatctcctttttcttttgtcatgTGAGAGACGAACTTTTGGTGATTACTTGAAGGAAAAACATGAGATGGATCTAGGGGTTCATGGACGGAGATCTAGAAATAATAGCCATATATAAGTGAAGAAATGGGGATAGCGTCACGAAAGTCTTGCATGAAAAAATGCCTCAAAGACCTTACTTTTAGGGGAATTATGGAGGAAAACATGTGATGATATTCAACTTTCGGTGTGTGATGAGAAACTGATGGATCATCTCATGGCTTAATGCTGCCTACCATGCAATGCAAAAAGCTCACAGGATTTAGAAAAATGGGTTTCGACTTGCTTTGCCTTTGCCTTTACagatgtatgtgtgtatatctACACGTATAGTTGTTATTAGCACAAAATAACATGGTACAAATAAATTGTTAAAGTATCACCtcaattaacatttaaaattaaaaattttgttgaacAAATGGCAATATATAATTAGCATACAATTACCACTCATCAGTAGGTTTCCAAGagaaaaaaatactaattatGTTCTTAACAGATAAAAAtcctatatatgtatacatcccaccaattttatcataaataaataattaactataatataaatctgaaaaaaatctatatatatatatatatatataattttgttaaaaaatgcatataaaGGAGCTCCACCAATTTTTTGATGATAATAAACtagatttttaagtttattgttGACAAAAAACTGATGGCATACTCTTTATAATGCACAACTGACATGTATTATAGCAaagctttctctctttttctctctctctctctctctctatatatatatatatatataatttctatcGTGGAGGAAATGATCTACTGAATAGTTGGTGAAACACTTCACATAACATGGCATTcctctatgtatatataaatatatgttatatattttagccaaaaaaaaaatgtatatatatatatgttatataattaTTGAAGAAGAGTGAAATTTAAGGTGGCTCAGGTTTTCATTGGAATGAATGCAGCCTCTCCACCATTAAGAGGCAGGCTATGAGTCGTAGTGGACAACCAAACATGAGGTGCACTATTTATGAAACTTCCCACAGCTAAGAAAATTTTGAGACAATGCCTTTATGACTGCCATATACGGACAACAATTTTTCAACACTTGATAACCCACCTTTATCCCTCATGTTACCAAATTCCAATCAATCGATCTTAGCTATTTAACGCCGTCATATAGtttttaaatataacatgatatagtatataataatatatatttatagaaaataatctAATAATACTACATGCATTATCTATCCTATAAACTTATTTATTAAGATTAGGTCTGACAAAATTTTACATGATATGATAATACGATATGAATCTATACGATAATTTACGGATTTGGGTTGGTGATATCTTGTCGATCCGTATTAGTGTTATCCAATAAATTAACGAGTTTTAACAAGTGAAATACGATAATATACGATAAACCCATCAGACCCATTAAAAggagatatttttgtaattatataaattttataatattaaaattacttaaattatatgtattaatttgtccttgtttattttaattttaaaagaaatctaaaaacaaacaagtctctttataagattttttaaaaatatattattttattatttgaaagctaagtttaatttaaattttcaaatttgtatgtATTTTTAATAGGTTAACGGATCGAGTGATGAGTTacacaataatttaacaatgggttcaaatttatctattttcacaTGAAAACTTAACGGATAATattttggttaattaaattttacatcAACACGACATAACACGACAcaaatatatgttattatttaattggtttattacaggatttatttatatattt is a window from the Ziziphus jujuba cultivar Dongzao chromosome 11, ASM3175591v1 genome containing:
- the LOC107433002 gene encoding transcription factor MYB60 isoform X2; protein product: MVLEIGDQFLLTQLFFCLGLLRCSKSCRLRWTNYLRPGIKRGNFTPHEEGMIIHLQALLGNKWAAIASYLPQRTDNDIKNYWNTHLKKKLKKFQTALEPQMASDSTSTSQFISRSLSERKSLDIPNHGASSLRLNNQQSSTYASSTENISRLLEGWMRSSPKMPNTKGAQVKHDKDDSVEFEHISVGNPSSMPSLQCCGPKAEQEGGDLVSNEEFESILSFENLNNVSSWDRSSTCDSSTPNKGNSQSSVADHEEKIVHGVSEKNKQKSAENNNNISNPPLSFLEKWLLDETAGQVEEMMELSPMF
- the LOC107433002 gene encoding transcription factor MYB60 isoform X1, whose amino-acid sequence is MGRPPCCDKVGIKKGPWTPEEDIILVSYIQEHGPGNWRSVPTNTGLLRCSKSCRLRWTNYLRPGIKRGNFTPHEEGMIIHLQALLGNKWAAIASYLPQRTDNDIKNYWNTHLKKKLKKFQTALEPQMASDSTSTSQFISRSLSERKSLDIPNHGASSLRLNNQQSSTYASSTENISRLLEGWMRSSPKMPNTKGAQVKHDKDDSVEFEHISVGNPSSMPSLQCCGPKAEQEGGDLVSNEEFESILSFENLNNVSSWDRSSTCDSSTPNKGNSQSSVADHEEKIVHGVSEKNKQKSAENNNNISNPPLSFLEKWLLDETAGQVEEMMELSPMF